In a single window of the Bradyrhizobium erythrophlei genome:
- a CDS encoding Bug family tripartite tricarboxylate transporter substrate binding protein — protein sequence MTATPKLAAIAFGLATCVSGAANAAWQPVKPIEFIATAGPGGGTDNFARAVQSIITKHKLIEQPIVVTNKGGGSGAEGYTYTKAMAGDPYKIVFGTSNAWTQPMVSKVAYNYTDLTPIAAMVQDEFLLWVKQDAPYQNVTDFLKAVAAKAPGDFKMGGAQSKDTDETLTRMIDKAAKVKFTYIPFKSGAEAAVQLAGGHIDSHVNNPSESIGQWKGSTQRPLCAFSPKRLPDGPKVTETQNWHDIPTCVESGLDIPQFEQPRTVWLPGKVSAEQAAFYVDLMKKVQDTPEWKEYIERSSQVSTFLTGDSFGKFIKEDIERTHKIAADEGWLVSN from the coding sequence ATGACTGCAACACCGAAACTTGCCGCGATCGCCTTTGGTCTCGCAACCTGCGTGTCGGGCGCCGCAAACGCCGCGTGGCAGCCGGTCAAGCCGATCGAATTCATCGCCACCGCTGGCCCGGGCGGCGGCACCGATAATTTCGCGCGCGCCGTCCAGAGCATCATCACCAAACACAAGTTGATCGAGCAGCCGATCGTCGTCACTAACAAGGGCGGCGGCAGCGGGGCCGAAGGTTACACCTACACCAAGGCCATGGCCGGCGATCCCTACAAGATCGTGTTCGGGACCTCCAACGCCTGGACCCAGCCGATGGTGTCGAAGGTCGCCTATAACTACACCGATCTGACGCCGATCGCCGCCATGGTGCAGGACGAGTTCCTGCTGTGGGTCAAGCAGGATGCGCCCTACCAGAACGTGACGGATTTCCTCAAGGCCGTCGCCGCCAAGGCGCCGGGCGATTTCAAGATGGGTGGCGCGCAGTCAAAGGACACTGACGAAACCCTGACCCGCATGATCGACAAGGCGGCGAAGGTGAAGTTTACCTACATCCCGTTCAAGAGCGGCGCCGAAGCGGCGGTGCAGCTGGCCGGCGGCCACATCGACTCCCATGTCAACAATCCCAGCGAAAGCATCGGGCAGTGGAAGGGCAGCACCCAGCGCCCGCTTTGCGCCTTCAGCCCGAAGCGTCTTCCGGACGGCCCGAAGGTAACCGAAACGCAGAACTGGCACGACATCCCGACCTGCGTCGAATCCGGTCTCGACATTCCGCAGTTCGAACAGCCGCGCACGGTTTGGCTGCCGGGAAAAGTCAGCGCGGAACAGGCCGCGTTCTACGTCGATCTGATGAAGAAGGTTCAGGACACCCCGGAATGGAAGGAATATATCGAGCGGAGCTCGCAGGTCAGTACGTTCCTGACCGGCGATTCGTTCGGCAAATTCATCAAGGAGGACATCGAGCGCACTCACAAGATTGCCGCCGACGAAGGTTGGCTGGTCTCCAACTAG
- a CDS encoding tripartite tricarboxylate transporter TctB family protein: MISGRSLEAGTALITGAFGAAVVISSLDNGIGWSAAGVDAGTFPFIVGLIILSGSIFNLVQGWLQARDVILRPSELKRLAALFVPAVIYVGVIPLIGMYVASALYVFGALTWHKRGALLFAGISAIATALALYLIFELTFQISLPRGALGDALGF, from the coding sequence ATGATCTCGGGACGCAGTCTGGAAGCCGGCACGGCCTTGATCACCGGCGCGTTTGGTGCCGCCGTCGTCATCTCCAGCCTCGACAACGGCATCGGCTGGTCCGCCGCCGGCGTCGATGCCGGCACCTTTCCGTTCATCGTCGGCCTCATCATCCTGAGCGGAAGCATATTCAACCTCGTGCAGGGATGGCTGCAGGCGCGCGACGTCATCCTGCGGCCGAGCGAACTGAAGCGGCTGGCAGCACTTTTCGTCCCTGCGGTCATCTATGTCGGGGTGATTCCGCTGATCGGAATGTATGTGGCCTCGGCCCTCTATGTGTTCGGAGCACTCACCTGGCACAAGCGGGGCGCGCTCCTGTTTGCGGGCATCTCGGCGATCGCCACGGCGCTGGCGCTCTACCTGATCTTCGAGTTGACGTTCCAGATTTCGTTGCCGCGCGGCGCGCTCGGCGACGCGCTTGGTTTTTGA
- a CDS encoding tripartite tricarboxylate transporter permease yields MENLEALMHGFGIALSGNHIFLMLIGVLLGILVGVLPGLGAPNGVSLLLPLTFGMQPVSAIILLSCMYWGALFGGSVTSILFNIPGEPSSVATTFDGYPMARDGRPTTALATAFGSAAFGALAGVVLITLSASWVAKVALAFGPPEYFAVYFLAFASFVGMGGSPPIKTLVSLAIGFALAAVGIDTVSGSVRLTMGIDELVKGINFVVAVMGLFGIGELLIAVEDEFHAKAISSKVEWREVFRTLIGLPRYGWVLLRSAAIGCWMGITPGGPTAASFMSYGIAKRLSSRRANFGKGEPEGIIAPETADHAAGTSALLPMLSLGIPGSATAAVMMGGLMIWGLNPGPMLFIEQKDFVWGLIASMYLGNVVAVILVLLTVPIFAALMRVPFFIIAPLIVIICTVGAYSVSNSYLDVVMMMGFGVLGYLFKKLHYPLAPMVLAIVIGDKAEDAFRQSMLMSRGSLSIFFSNTLVTTLVLVGAALLVLPVIWQTIGRMAARPR; encoded by the coding sequence TTGGAAAATCTCGAAGCCCTGATGCACGGTTTTGGCATCGCGCTATCCGGCAATCATATTTTCCTGATGCTGATCGGCGTCCTGCTCGGCATTCTGGTCGGCGTGCTGCCCGGCCTCGGGGCGCCCAACGGCGTATCGCTGCTGCTGCCGCTGACCTTCGGCATGCAGCCGGTGTCAGCCATCATCCTGCTCTCGTGCATGTACTGGGGCGCCCTGTTCGGCGGCTCGGTTACTTCGATCCTGTTCAATATCCCCGGCGAACCCTCCTCGGTCGCCACCACGTTCGACGGTTATCCCATGGCGCGCGACGGCAGGCCGACCACGGCTCTGGCGACGGCGTTCGGCTCGGCCGCCTTTGGCGCGCTGGCCGGGGTCGTTCTCATTACGCTGTCGGCGTCCTGGGTCGCGAAAGTCGCGCTGGCTTTCGGGCCGCCTGAATATTTCGCGGTCTACTTCCTGGCGTTTGCCAGCTTCGTCGGCATGGGCGGCTCGCCGCCGATCAAGACCTTGGTGTCGCTGGCGATCGGCTTTGCGCTCGCCGCGGTCGGGATCGACACCGTCTCCGGCAGCGTGCGGCTCACCATGGGCATCGATGAACTGGTCAAGGGCATCAACTTCGTGGTCGCGGTCATGGGCCTGTTCGGCATCGGCGAATTGCTGATCGCGGTGGAGGACGAATTTCACGCCAAGGCGATATCCTCCAAGGTGGAGTGGCGCGAGGTGTTCCGCACCCTCATCGGTCTGCCTCGCTACGGCTGGGTGCTGTTGCGCAGCGCCGCTATCGGCTGCTGGATGGGAATTACGCCGGGCGGTCCGACCGCGGCGTCGTTCATGAGCTATGGCATCGCCAAGCGGCTGTCGTCGCGGCGCGCCAATTTCGGCAAGGGCGAGCCGGAAGGCATCATCGCGCCGGAGACCGCCGATCACGCCGCCGGCACCAGCGCGCTGCTGCCGATGCTGTCGCTCGGCATTCCCGGCTCCGCCACCGCGGCGGTGATGATGGGCGGGCTGATGATCTGGGGCCTCAATCCCGGGCCGATGCTGTTCATCGAGCAAAAGGATTTTGTCTGGGGCTTGATCGCCTCGATGTATCTCGGCAACGTCGTCGCGGTGATCCTGGTGCTGCTTACCGTGCCTATCTTCGCCGCGCTGATGCGCGTGCCGTTCTTCATCATCGCGCCCTTGATCGTCATCATCTGTACGGTCGGCGCCTATTCGGTTTCCAATTCCTATCTCGACGTCGTCATGATGATGGGATTCGGCGTGTTGGGATATCTGTTCAAGAAGCTGCATTATCCGCTCGCACCGATGGTGCTGGCGATCGTGATCGGCGACAAGGCGGAAGATGCATTCCGCCAATCCATGCTGATGTCGAGGGGTTCGCTTTCGATATTCTTCAGCAATACGCTGGTGACAACGCTGGTTTTGGTCGGCGCGGCCCTGCTTGTGTTGCCGGTAATCTGGCAAACGATCGGGAGAATGGCAGCGCGGCCGCGTTAG
- a CDS encoding Bug family tripartite tricarboxylate transporter substrate binding protein, translating to MKQRIVCTVIAALLVMLAPAVRAQDAYPARPVTIVVPFPPAGGADILARLIGLKLNEKWGQPIIVDNKPGAAGVIGASSVGRANPDGYTLLMAASGAVVPDNIKSLAAVTLVTAPPYLLLVHKSVPVSSTEELVDYLKAHPGELNFASSGFGSASHLLAELFMQMTGTKMIHVPYKGIGQAVTDLIAGRVSVLFGPPTIVSYVESGELKALAVTSHTRSPLFPKIPTVEEGGVPGYDATGWYGLLAPANTPKEIVDKIGKDVAEAMTVPLVQERLASMGAVPSPTSPAEFKSFIEGDTKKWDDLVTSTQR from the coding sequence ATGAAGCAACGCATTGTTTGCACGGTCATCGCCGCGCTCCTCGTAATGCTCGCTCCTGCGGTGCGGGCGCAGGACGCATATCCAGCGCGCCCGGTAACGATTGTGGTGCCGTTTCCGCCCGCCGGCGGTGCTGACATCCTGGCGCGCCTCATCGGCCTGAAACTCAACGAGAAATGGGGGCAGCCGATTATCGTGGACAACAAGCCGGGCGCCGCGGGCGTCATCGGCGCAAGCAGCGTAGGGAGGGCAAATCCGGACGGCTACACGCTGCTGATGGCCGCGAGCGGCGCCGTGGTGCCTGACAATATCAAGTCGCTTGCTGCGGTGACGTTGGTCACGGCGCCCCCTTATCTGCTCCTGGTCCACAAGTCCGTTCCGGTGTCGTCAACCGAGGAACTTGTCGATTATCTGAAGGCGCATCCGGGCGAGTTGAATTTCGCCTCATCGGGCTTCGGCTCCGCATCGCATCTTTTAGCGGAGCTGTTCATGCAGATGACCGGCACGAAGATGATCCACGTGCCCTACAAAGGCATTGGACAGGCGGTGACCGATCTGATTGCCGGCAGGGTTTCGGTGTTGTTCGGTCCACCGACGATCGTTTCCTACGTTGAGTCCGGAGAGCTGAAGGCATTGGCGGTCACGAGCCACACGCGTTCACCGTTGTTCCCGAAGATTCCAACCGTCGAAGAGGGCGGCGTTCCGGGTTACGACGCGACTGGCTGGTATGGTCTGCTGGCGCCGGCCAATACGCCGAAGGAGATCGTCGACAAGATCGGGAAAGACGTCGCTGAAGCCATGACGGTCCCGCTTGTTCAGGAACGTCTCGCCAGCATGGGCGCCGTCCCGAGTCCAACATCGCCGGCGGAGTTCAAAAGCTTCATCGAGGGCGACACCAAGAAGTGGGACGATCTGGTGACAAGCACCCAGCGGTGA
- a CDS encoding FAD-dependent oxidoreductase — MVAPAAQGLRLGNSQIERHGSFVELSVDGKPVAAIAGETVAAAVTAHATTALRVTNEGASRGIYCGMGVCFDCRVTINGVAGQRSCLTLVQPGMEIVTGEAARRPDGPNLSAPGEREESCDILIIGAGPAGLAAAEAAAKSGAAVMILDERPSSGGQYFKPLANSHRFRGGRPADRQFKRGAELVGRVAGLAVRIFNQALVWDAQVEANGGLVVRAQDKSGAINCRARKLIVATGAYERSWPVPGWTLPGVMTTGAAQTLARSYRVAPGSRVLIAGNGPLNLQVAAALTADGVQVAAVVEGAAGPSQCIGDLSRMALTRPDLLLQGASYLATLRRHRVPLLYSHVLTRVDGVDRAQRAAVAAIDADGTLVPGTECSFEIDAVCTGYGFSPSSELTRLLGCDHRIDPRTGVTLIADRDGNGRTSLADVFVAGDAGGSWGAHSALAQGTLAGLAAANDLNFTGARSVQAAIAAKARRSLEREKRFQQALWRVYAMPVVGDRLASDDTIVCRCESVTFGRVRQEIKRGARDLPTIKRATRCGMGHCQGRYCSPTVAGVLQANAGVTVDETTFFRVQVPVRPVAMRSVARPHAGILAAPALLESPSGAAEPPKAVIANVDILIIGAGAIGLCSALELARAGADVLVVDRNEPHAEASGANAGSLHVQFQAFGFPDMGAENTLVAASTLSLQRDSVHMWNALSQELKTDFEVAIEGGLTVADDEASLVHLRQKVELERAAGLEIDLISGAEARRLEPYLSPKIIAASLSRDEGKLNPLKASPAVRAAAERAGAKIRCQIRVLAIQRAEKGFLVQTDRGLIAARRILNSAGAWSGAIAASVGDTIPIRANPIQMIVTETMPQGVNYHLAHALQRLTLKQAASGNLVIGGGWRALFAPSLKRTRPSVEGFGGNLAVVLEMLPALGALQIIRSWTGTAFTTAPTIGGSPSMPGLFHAVTQNGMTLAPAVGKINADLLLDRRPNYDIRRFAPKRSNS, encoded by the coding sequence ATGGTAGCCCCCGCAGCGCAGGGCCTTCGGCTCGGCAATTCGCAAATCGAACGCCATGGAAGTTTCGTTGAACTTTCCGTTGATGGAAAGCCCGTCGCGGCGATTGCCGGAGAGACCGTGGCCGCGGCGGTTACCGCACACGCGACCACCGCGCTCAGGGTAACGAACGAGGGCGCTTCGCGCGGCATCTATTGCGGCATGGGGGTGTGCTTCGATTGCCGCGTGACGATCAACGGTGTGGCCGGCCAAAGATCTTGCCTGACGCTGGTGCAGCCGGGGATGGAGATTGTCACCGGGGAGGCCGCCCGTCGTCCAGACGGTCCCAACCTGTCAGCGCCCGGCGAACGCGAAGAAAGCTGCGATATTCTCATTATCGGCGCCGGACCGGCCGGGCTGGCCGCGGCAGAAGCCGCGGCAAAGAGTGGCGCGGCCGTCATGATCCTCGACGAGCGTCCCTCGTCGGGTGGTCAGTATTTCAAGCCACTCGCCAACAGTCATCGCTTCAGGGGCGGTCGGCCGGCTGATCGGCAATTCAAAAGAGGCGCCGAACTCGTCGGCAGGGTTGCGGGCCTCGCGGTCCGGATATTCAATCAGGCACTTGTCTGGGACGCGCAGGTCGAGGCCAATGGCGGGCTCGTCGTCAGGGCGCAGGACAAGTCAGGCGCGATCAATTGCCGGGCGCGGAAGTTGATCGTTGCGACGGGTGCCTACGAGCGCTCGTGGCCGGTTCCGGGTTGGACGCTGCCTGGCGTCATGACGACCGGTGCGGCCCAGACACTGGCGCGTTCCTACCGTGTCGCGCCGGGCAGCCGCGTGCTAATTGCCGGCAATGGTCCGCTGAATCTGCAGGTGGCCGCGGCGCTTACTGCCGACGGCGTCCAGGTGGCGGCGGTTGTTGAGGGCGCAGCAGGGCCGTCGCAATGCATCGGCGACCTGTCGCGCATGGCACTGACACGTCCCGATCTGCTCCTGCAGGGCGCCTCGTATCTTGCAACATTGCGCCGTCACAGGGTGCCCTTGCTGTACAGCCATGTCCTCACACGCGTGGACGGCGTTGATCGGGCCCAGCGTGCTGCCGTTGCCGCGATCGATGCCGACGGCACGTTGGTTCCGGGGACGGAATGCAGTTTCGAGATCGACGCCGTCTGCACCGGTTATGGATTTTCCCCGTCGTCCGAGCTCACCCGACTGCTCGGTTGCGACCACCGGATCGATCCGCGAACGGGCGTTACCTTGATTGCCGACCGCGACGGCAATGGCCGCACCTCCCTCGCCGATGTTTTTGTCGCCGGCGATGCCGGCGGATCGTGGGGCGCTCACAGCGCGCTTGCGCAGGGGACACTCGCGGGCCTCGCCGCCGCGAATGATCTCAACTTCACCGGTGCACGATCGGTACAGGCAGCTATTGCCGCAAAGGCGCGGCGTTCGCTCGAGCGGGAGAAACGATTTCAGCAAGCGTTGTGGCGTGTCTATGCGATGCCAGTCGTGGGCGATCGCCTGGCCAGCGATGATACGATCGTCTGCCGTTGTGAAAGTGTAACCTTCGGCCGCGTCCGACAGGAAATCAAACGCGGAGCACGTGATCTCCCCACCATCAAGCGCGCCACCCGGTGCGGCATGGGACATTGTCAGGGACGCTATTGTTCCCCGACTGTCGCCGGCGTGTTGCAAGCGAATGCCGGCGTCACCGTCGATGAGACGACATTCTTCCGGGTGCAGGTGCCGGTGCGGCCGGTAGCAATGCGGTCGGTCGCCCGCCCGCACGCGGGAATTTTGGCGGCCCCAGCTCTCCTGGAGAGCCCGTCCGGTGCGGCCGAACCGCCGAAAGCCGTGATCGCGAATGTCGATATCCTGATCATCGGCGCCGGGGCCATCGGTCTTTGTAGCGCGCTGGAGCTGGCGCGGGCCGGTGCCGATGTTCTGGTCGTCGATCGCAACGAGCCGCATGCCGAGGCGTCCGGTGCGAATGCCGGCAGTCTCCACGTGCAGTTTCAGGCATTCGGATTTCCGGACATGGGCGCCGAGAACACGCTGGTCGCGGCTTCCACGCTGTCGTTACAGCGCGACTCCGTCCACATGTGGAACGCCTTGAGCCAGGAACTGAAAACCGATTTCGAAGTCGCGATTGAGGGTGGCCTGACGGTTGCGGATGACGAGGCAAGCCTCGTCCATCTCAGGCAGAAGGTCGAGCTGGAGCGCGCGGCGGGACTCGAGATCGATCTCATCAGCGGAGCCGAGGCCCGCCGACTTGAACCTTATCTCTCGCCAAAGATCATCGCGGCCTCGCTCTCGCGCGACGAGGGCAAGCTCAATCCGCTGAAGGCTTCTCCAGCCGTGCGGGCAGCCGCTGAACGCGCGGGCGCAAAGATTCGTTGCCAAATCCGGGTGCTTGCGATCCAGCGCGCCGAAAAAGGATTTCTGGTCCAGACCGACCGCGGGCTAATTGCGGCGCGCCGCATCCTCAACTCGGCGGGGGCGTGGTCCGGAGCGATTGCCGCCTCCGTGGGCGATACCATTCCGATCCGCGCCAATCCGATCCAGATGATCGTGACCGAAACGATGCCGCAAGGCGTCAACTATCATCTGGCCCATGCGTTGCAACGGTTGACATTGAAGCAAGCGGCCAGCGGCAACCTCGTTATCGGCGGCGGTTGGCGCGCTCTGTTTGCCCCGAGCCTGAAGCGAACGCGGCCCTCGGTCGAAGGGTTCGGCGGAAATCTCGCTGTCGTTCTTGAGATGCTGCCCGCGCTGGGCGCGCTTCAGATTATTCGCTCGTGGACCGGCACAGCCTTCACGACTGCGCCGACGATCGGGGGATCGCCGAGCATGCCGGGGCTGTTTCATGCGGTGACCCAGAATGGAATGACGCTTGCTCCCGCGGTTGGAAAGATCAATGCCGATCTGCTTCTGGACCGGCGACCAAACTACGATATCCGGCGGTTCGCGCCCAAACGATCGAACTCTTAG
- a CDS encoding RidA family protein, translating into MTTITRGDPPGFTNVRKTIYHHFIRVDQPQSLIFLSGQLSRDENGQLVGPGDMAEQVRQAIRNMATVMESAGGTLANIVSLVVYTTDIRQFKEIVSARMEFFKDNLPTSTIVEVNHLADPGLLIEFQATAVL; encoded by the coding sequence TTGACCACCATCACCCGCGGCGACCCTCCTGGTTTTACCAACGTGCGTAAGACCATCTATCATCACTTCATTCGCGTCGATCAGCCCCAGTCCCTGATCTTTTTGTCGGGGCAACTTTCGAGGGATGAGAACGGACAGCTGGTAGGGCCGGGAGACATGGCCGAGCAAGTCAGGCAGGCCATCCGAAATATGGCGACGGTCATGGAGAGTGCGGGCGGCACGCTCGCCAACATCGTTTCCCTCGTCGTCTACACAACGGATATTAGGCAGTTCAAGGAGATTGTGTCTGCCAGAATGGAGTTCTTTAAAGACAACCTTCCGACCAGCACGATCGTGGAAGTGAATCATCTCGCTGATCCCGGGTTGCTGATTGAATTCCAGGCAACGGCGGTGTTGTGA
- a CDS encoding DUF2848 domain-containing protein: MSTGIAFTLAANGTTTPLRVPITQAVIAGWTGRDPVARDKHIAELAAIGIAPPASTPIYYRCAARRLTTADSIECTGTDSSGEVEFVLLGSNGRTFVGVGSDHTDRKVETYNITVSKQMCDKPMAPMLWDLAEIEGHWDQIILRSWATIDGDRVLYQEGALSGMLPVTDLIQRGFGRTALPDGCAMFGGTFAAKGGIRPAALFDYQIEDPVLKRSISHGYNIITLPVLG; the protein is encoded by the coding sequence ATGAGCACCGGGATCGCATTTACCCTGGCCGCAAACGGCACCACGACCCCACTGCGAGTGCCGATCACGCAGGCTGTGATCGCCGGCTGGACCGGTCGCGATCCGGTTGCTCGCGACAAGCACATTGCCGAGCTGGCGGCGATCGGAATCGCGCCGCCGGCCTCGACGCCGATCTATTATCGTTGCGCCGCGCGGCGGCTGACCACTGCCGACAGCATTGAATGCACCGGCACCGACTCCAGCGGCGAGGTCGAGTTCGTGCTGTTGGGATCGAACGGTCGCACCTTCGTCGGTGTTGGCTCCGACCATACCGACCGCAAGGTCGAGACCTACAACATCACGGTCTCGAAGCAGATGTGCGACAAACCAATGGCGCCGATGCTGTGGGACCTCGCAGAAATCGAGGGCCACTGGGACCAGATCATCCTGCGATCCTGGGCGACGATTGACGGTGACCGCGTGCTTTATCAGGAAGGCGCGCTGAGCGGGATGCTGCCCGTCACCGATCTGATCCAGCGCGGCTTTGGCAGGACGGCGTTGCCCGATGGCTGCGCGATGTTTGGCGGCACCTTCGCTGCCAAAGGCGGCATCCGTCCCGCAGCTCTTTTCGACTACCAGATCGAGGATCCGGTCCTGAAGCGCAGCATCAGCCACGGCTACAACATCATAACGCTACCTGTGCTGGGCTGA
- a CDS encoding thiamine pyrophosphate-binding protein, protein MNRHDPVRPANAAAVLRSGGEILVSGLRLNGADRMFGVPGESALPIFDALVSAGPGIRFIACRHEATASHMAEADGKISGSPGICVVSRGPGAMHAAIGLHTAWQDSTPMIMIIGQVPRRHRGREAFQEINYTRTFDDMTKWVGEVESPDQIPEFVSRAFHLAMQGRPGPVVLSFPEDVLSATSDVADAAPAQIAQTGPSDAQMLQLEGLLRRAQRPMIIVGNLGWTPAAAEQFNAFVAHNDIPVIAGFRSQDVLDNRSPQYVGDLSLGCSRALMERVKAADLLLVIGDRLGDVTTNHFSLLEVPTPKQVLVHVFPGAEELGRVYIPTLAIQSKSSSFVDALATLPTLDSKPWAAWREESRHALVAYQARRADAAGFDLSEVIAHLDDQLADDAIVTNGAGNYTIWLHRFYRYRRLGTQIAPKSGSMGYGLPAAIAAKLRYPDRTVVCLAGDGCFMMASQEFATAVQHQLPIVVIIVNNGMYGSIRMHQEINFPNRPSGTDLFNPDFAALARSYGAYGEAVDHHDKFPEALARAMKADRPAIIELRVNRNQLTPDRSL, encoded by the coding sequence TTGAACAGACATGATCCGGTGCGGCCGGCCAACGCCGCGGCTGTCTTGCGCAGCGGCGGCGAGATATTGGTCTCCGGCTTGCGGCTCAACGGCGCCGACAGGATGTTCGGCGTCCCCGGCGAAAGTGCGCTGCCGATCTTCGATGCGCTGGTTAGCGCCGGCCCCGGCATCCGCTTTATCGCATGCCGTCACGAGGCCACGGCTTCACACATGGCCGAAGCCGACGGCAAGATTTCCGGCAGCCCCGGCATTTGCGTCGTCAGCCGCGGTCCTGGTGCGATGCATGCCGCGATCGGGCTGCATACCGCCTGGCAGGATTCGACGCCGATGATCATGATCATCGGTCAGGTGCCGCGCCGCCATCGCGGCCGCGAAGCATTTCAGGAAATCAACTACACGCGTACCTTCGACGACATGACAAAGTGGGTCGGCGAGGTCGAGTCGCCCGATCAGATTCCCGAGTTTGTCAGCCGCGCCTTCCATCTCGCCATGCAGGGGCGCCCAGGTCCGGTGGTGCTCTCGTTTCCCGAGGACGTGCTCAGCGCCACGAGTGACGTCGCCGATGCGGCACCGGCACAAATTGCGCAGACCGGGCCTTCCGATGCCCAGATGTTGCAACTCGAAGGGCTGCTGCGCCGGGCGCAACGCCCGATGATCATCGTCGGCAATCTCGGCTGGACGCCAGCTGCAGCGGAACAATTCAACGCGTTCGTCGCGCACAACGACATCCCGGTTATCGCCGGATTCCGCTCGCAGGATGTGCTGGACAACAGAAGCCCTCAGTATGTCGGCGACCTCAGCCTCGGCTGCAGCCGTGCGCTGATGGAGCGCGTCAAGGCCGCTGACCTGCTTCTGGTAATCGGCGATCGGCTTGGCGATGTCACCACCAATCACTTTTCGCTGCTCGAGGTGCCGACACCGAAGCAGGTTCTGGTTCATGTGTTTCCCGGTGCCGAAGAGCTTGGCAGGGTCTATATCCCGACGCTGGCCATCCAGTCGAAATCCTCCAGCTTCGTCGACGCGCTCGCTACGTTACCGACGCTCGATTCAAAACCCTGGGCGGCGTGGCGCGAAGAGTCGCGCCACGCGCTGGTCGCCTATCAGGCGCGGCGCGCTGATGCCGCGGGCTTTGATCTGTCCGAGGTCATCGCGCATCTTGACGACCAGCTGGCCGACGACGCCATCGTCACCAACGGCGCCGGCAACTATACGATCTGGCTGCATCGATTCTATCGTTATCGGCGGCTCGGCACCCAGATTGCGCCGAAGTCCGGCTCCATGGGCTACGGCCTGCCGGCCGCGATCGCGGCAAAGCTTCGCTACCCTGACCGCACGGTGGTCTGTCTGGCCGGTGATGGTTGCTTCATGATGGCGTCCCAGGAGTTTGCCACCGCCGTCCAGCACCAACTGCCGATCGTTGTCATCATCGTCAACAACGGAATGTATGGCTCGATCCGGATGCATCAGGAGATCAATTTTCCCAATCGTCCGAGTGGAACGGATCTCTTCAATCCGGATTTTGCGGCGCTGGCGAGGTCTTACGGCGCTTACGGCGAAGCGGTCGACCACCACGACAAATTTCCCGAAGCCCTTGCTCGGGCCATGAAGGCTGATCGACCCGCGATCATCGAACTGCGAGTCAACCGGAACCAATTGACGCCGGACCGAAGTTTGTGA